In Stieleria varia, one genomic interval encodes:
- a CDS encoding CNNM domain-containing protein — translation MTPGFAGGIAAFVPAVWLAETWPWLLTMFVLVVASALFSASEAALFSLHARSRRKLARAGVGGRIADRLLDDPERLLSAILFWNLLINMTFFAIASILAGDLESGTSGTQDDGESIAGNASSAIVFTSLSLLTVIFFSEMLPKSIAVLSPLRLSVLVAIPLNVAVRVVSPFLPLVKVSNVLAGRLIWPNFQPEPDIELTDIERAIELSTDDAALLQRERSALRALVEMAETRASELMRPRGKLILCSSPVSNAVLQGVEPAGGYLMVTGEEENQIIGSIGVRLLRPSQLDDLNSAIEPVIYVPWSARVSMVLEQLTEEQLSVAVVVDEYGEAIGALSIERIFRHILAQSGGGPEQMLGESYIDTIGEGHHQTMGSTSFRAVAKRLGVEVSDESIATVAGYIQRSNERLPRVGDTAILEPYEMVVMQETDGELTIELKKRTDTDTMGGER, via the coding sequence ATGACACCGGGGTTTGCTGGGGGCATTGCCGCATTTGTTCCCGCCGTTTGGTTGGCCGAGACTTGGCCTTGGCTGCTGACGATGTTCGTATTGGTTGTTGCCAGCGCGTTGTTCAGTGCCAGCGAAGCGGCCCTGTTTTCGCTTCATGCCCGCAGTCGTCGTAAGCTGGCCAGGGCGGGGGTTGGCGGGCGAATCGCGGACCGGTTGTTGGACGATCCTGAACGTTTGCTTTCGGCAATCCTGTTCTGGAATCTGCTCATCAACATGACGTTCTTTGCAATCGCCTCGATTCTTGCCGGTGATTTAGAGTCCGGGACAAGCGGCACCCAAGATGATGGAGAGAGTATCGCGGGCAATGCGTCCTCGGCGATCGTGTTCACGTCGCTGAGTTTGTTGACGGTCATCTTTTTTAGCGAGATGTTGCCCAAGAGCATCGCCGTTTTGTCACCGCTGCGGCTGAGTGTTTTGGTCGCCATTCCGTTGAACGTGGCCGTTCGCGTCGTGTCGCCGTTTCTGCCGCTGGTCAAAGTCTCCAATGTGTTGGCAGGACGGCTCATTTGGCCCAATTTTCAGCCCGAGCCGGATATCGAGCTAACCGATATCGAACGTGCAATCGAACTGAGCACCGATGACGCTGCACTCTTGCAACGTGAGCGGTCCGCACTGCGTGCGTTGGTGGAGATGGCGGAGACGAGAGCCAGTGAATTGATGCGTCCGCGGGGCAAGTTGATTCTTTGTTCCTCACCCGTCAGCAATGCCGTGCTGCAGGGGGTCGAGCCTGCCGGTGGCTATTTGATGGTCACTGGCGAAGAAGAAAACCAGATCATCGGTTCAATCGGCGTACGTCTGCTTCGCCCCAGTCAGCTCGACGATTTGAATTCAGCGATTGAACCTGTGATTTATGTGCCTTGGAGCGCGCGCGTATCGATGGTGTTGGAACAGCTCACCGAAGAGCAATTGAGTGTCGCCGTTGTGGTTGACGAGTACGGAGAAGCGATCGGGGCGCTGAGCATTGAACGTATCTTTCGGCACATCTTGGCTCAAAGCGGTGGTGGTCCAGAACAGATGCTGGGCGAGTCGTACATTGATACGATCGGCGAAGGCCATCATCAAACCATGGGTTCGACCAGTTTTCGCGCGGTCGCAAAACGTCTCGGCGTGGAGGTCTCAGACGAATCCATCGCAACGGTCGCGGGCTACATCCAGCGATCCAACGAGCGGTTGCCACGAGTGGGGGACACAGCCATTTTGGAGCCATACGAGATGGTTGTCATGCAGGAAACCGACGGTGAGCTGACGATCGAATTGAAGAAACGAACGGACACAGACACGATGGGAGGTGAAAGATGA
- a CDS encoding DUF1844 domain-containing protein, whose product MPDSEPELIVDSDWKAQVEKEKQQAAAAKDAGKTPSDEPTDDSSAVVDTDAIDTDAIDTDAIDSDPADHGPIPPASLEVLLTTLYSQTMMSLGVIPNPSTQQAKTDLPMAKHFIDTIEILQTKTTGNTSDDESKMFEEILYNLRMAYVQMSKNS is encoded by the coding sequence ATGCCTGACTCCGAACCAGAATTGATCGTCGACAGCGACTGGAAAGCACAGGTCGAAAAGGAAAAGCAACAAGCCGCAGCGGCCAAGGATGCCGGGAAAACACCATCGGATGAGCCGACCGATGATTCCAGTGCAGTGGTAGATACCGACGCCATCGATACCGACGCCATCGATACAGACGCGATCGATTCAGACCCTGCTGATCACGGCCCCATCCCGCCCGCCAGCCTCGAAGTCCTGCTGACGACTCTTTACTCCCAAACAATGATGTCCCTCGGGGTGATCCCCAACCCGAGCACGCAGCAGGCAAAGACGGACTTGCCGATGGCCAAGCATTTCATCGACACAATCGAAATCCTGCAAACCAAAACCACCGGCAACACCAGCGACGATGAGTCCAAGATGTTCGAGGAAATTCTCTACAACCTGAGAATGGCATACGTCCAAATGTCCAAGAATTCCTAA
- a CDS encoding DUF4465 domain-containing protein, protein MIMNQSFIVASLVAICVFVRSVPAETVTFEGLLPGADSVFNGYGAGANSAGFELQSVTFTTNEFGPGWSYSNVINTTLPGFTNQFAAFPGGGSNGAGGVQVGSAYGVVNTGSSTLLNGEPTNGATISFAQPTLLNSLDLANTTYVAQYALNGLDAFGSPDFDANQQFSDGDFFRIRISGFDGAAGTGNSTGVIEYDLANYGGPGVGDDFFLNSWETIDLSGFGLTQSLMFSATSSQISDFGPFGIFSDVPSYAAVDNISFVSAVPEPSSVVLPAAVVGGAICRRRRRRV, encoded by the coding sequence ATGATTATGAATCAAAGTTTCATCGTCGCATCGCTAGTTGCGATTTGCGTTTTCGTTCGGTCGGTGCCCGCAGAAACAGTCACGTTCGAGGGTTTGCTGCCGGGGGCGGATTCGGTGTTCAACGGCTACGGTGCCGGCGCCAATTCGGCTGGGTTTGAGTTGCAGAGTGTGACGTTTACCACGAACGAGTTTGGGCCAGGCTGGTCGTACTCCAACGTGATCAACACCACTCTGCCTGGATTTACCAACCAGTTTGCCGCTTTCCCAGGAGGTGGCTCCAACGGTGCCGGAGGCGTGCAAGTTGGCTCTGCGTACGGGGTGGTCAATACGGGTTCCTCTACCTTGCTCAACGGTGAGCCAACCAATGGGGCGACGATTTCGTTTGCGCAACCCACGCTCTTGAATTCACTTGATCTGGCAAACACGACTTATGTTGCGCAATATGCACTCAACGGTTTGGATGCTTTTGGATCGCCCGACTTCGACGCCAATCAACAGTTTTCAGATGGAGATTTTTTCCGGATACGGATCTCCGGTTTTGACGGAGCGGCCGGTACGGGAAATTCGACCGGGGTGATCGAATACGACTTGGCAAACTACGGTGGTCCAGGTGTCGGCGACGACTTCTTTCTCAATTCGTGGGAAACCATCGACTTGTCCGGATTCGGTCTTACTCAATCACTGATGTTCTCGGCGACATCCAGTCAGATCAGTGACTTTGGGCCGTTTGGCATTTTCAGCGATGTGCCTTCTTATGCTGCGGTGGACAACATCAGTTTTGTTTCGGCAGTTCCCGAACCGAGTTCTGTGGTTTTGCCGGCCGCGGTCGTCGGTGGGGCGATTTGTCGACGTCGTCGCCGTCGAGTGTGA
- a CDS encoding Flp family type IVb pilin, with translation MNQSTREFLREEEGATAVEYAVMLALIVAVCIGAVSTLTNNTKQSFDESANAISGAFGN, from the coding sequence GTGAATCAATCCACCCGCGAATTCCTACGAGAGGAAGAAGGCGCTACGGCGGTCGAATATGCCGTCATGCTTGCTCTGATCGTTGCTGTCTGTATCGGTGCCGTTTCGACACTGACCAATAACACAAAGCAGAGCTTTGACGAATCCGCCAATGCCATATCAGGCGCATTCGGCAACTAG
- a CDS encoding DUF1559 domain-containing protein, with the protein MTAHHQNQMRDAFTLVELLVVMAIIGILVSLLLPAVQFAREAARQANCKNHQHQIGIALQAYHNCHRSLPIGCVQWRGHGQPMTRKNLAWSALLLPQMGEQPLYEAVDFDYAFDHPKNADAAAVVVESYMCPTEIPENGSRGEISYGGLFGERLVDSRPDDGVFLYDTIIKFRDCIDGLSHTIATGEDMVGPDSEWINGRNIFVQSYPINDPTVWVGDNEIRSLHPAGAMVLFLDGSVHLLNESMDRVVLGQMITRAGHEVIPADVF; encoded by the coding sequence GTGACTGCCCATCATCAGAATCAGATGCGAGACGCGTTCACGTTGGTGGAACTGTTGGTCGTTATGGCGATCATCGGAATTCTCGTCAGTTTGTTGCTGCCCGCTGTTCAGTTTGCTCGTGAAGCCGCGCGGCAGGCGAATTGCAAGAATCATCAGCATCAGATCGGGATCGCCTTGCAGGCCTATCACAACTGTCATCGTTCGTTGCCGATCGGATGCGTACAGTGGCGGGGACATGGGCAACCGATGACGCGGAAGAATCTTGCTTGGTCGGCGTTGTTGTTGCCGCAAATGGGCGAGCAGCCGTTGTATGAAGCGGTCGATTTTGACTACGCATTTGACCACCCCAAGAATGCCGACGCGGCGGCTGTGGTGGTTGAGTCGTACATGTGCCCCACGGAGATTCCGGAAAACGGCTCGCGTGGCGAAATCAGCTATGGCGGGTTGTTTGGAGAGCGGCTTGTCGACTCGCGGCCTGACGATGGGGTGTTTCTCTACGACACGATCATCAAGTTTCGTGATTGCATCGACGGGTTGTCTCACACGATCGCCACCGGAGAGGACATGGTGGGGCCGGACAGTGAATGGATCAATGGCAGAAACATTTTTGTGCAGTCCTACCCGATCAATGATCCCACCGTGTGGGTCGGCGACAACGAAATCCGATCATTGCATCCCGCCGGGGCAATGGTCTTGTTTTTGGATGGATCTGTCCATCTGCTCAATGAGTCGATGGATCGTGTCGTGTTGGGGCAGATGATTACTAGAGCAGGTCACGAAGTGATCCCAGCAGATGTTTTTTAG
- a CDS encoding ABC transporter permease codes for MSSTLSTIDEPVPHHSGIAWKLSLWWMILRTALEERFVYRGDFVLGTLMRFLPIITQVFLWSAVFDAIGQVEGEKAAEIGGYQFPDMVAYYLLTMIARAFSSMPSLASGISQQVRDGEIKRYMIQPIDFIGFLLLTRVAHKLAYYTIAILPFALVFYLCREYFVDGWPPLNVFFSFCASLVMGFLIGFFFEALIGMIGFWFLEVSSLLFVMMLFSFFLSGHMFPLTMLPDGVEGLVNFLPFKYLAYFPAAVFLGKVPEEELPMELAVEAAWLVFFVVACRVAYARGVRRYSGFGG; via the coding sequence GTGTCGTCGACTTTATCCACTATCGATGAGCCTGTCCCGCATCACAGCGGGATCGCTTGGAAATTGTCCCTGTGGTGGATGATTCTGCGGACGGCCTTGGAAGAGCGTTTTGTGTATCGCGGGGATTTTGTGCTGGGAACGCTGATGCGTTTTCTGCCGATCATCACGCAGGTGTTCTTATGGTCGGCGGTGTTTGATGCGATCGGACAAGTCGAGGGAGAAAAGGCCGCCGAGATCGGAGGTTACCAGTTTCCGGACATGGTCGCTTACTACTTGTTGACGATGATCGCGAGGGCGTTTTCCAGCATGCCGAGTTTGGCTTCGGGGATCTCACAACAAGTGCGCGACGGCGAGATCAAGCGGTACATGATCCAGCCGATCGATTTCATCGGTTTCCTGCTGCTGACTCGGGTGGCACACAAGCTGGCGTATTACACCATCGCCATTCTGCCGTTCGCGTTGGTGTTCTATCTGTGCCGCGAATACTTTGTCGACGGATGGCCGCCGTTGAACGTGTTTTTTAGTTTTTGCGCGTCATTGGTGATGGGGTTTTTGATCGGTTTTTTCTTTGAAGCCCTGATCGGCATGATCGGATTTTGGTTCTTGGAGGTCAGCTCGTTGCTGTTTGTGATGATGCTGTTCAGTTTCTTTCTCAGCGGGCACATGTTTCCGCTGACGATGTTGCCCGACGGAGTGGAGGGGTTGGTGAATTTTCTGCCCTTCAAGTACCTCGCGTATTTTCCCGCAGCGGTATTTTTGGGAAAGGTACCGGAGGAGGAATTGCCGATGGAGTTGGCGGTCGAAGCGGCCTGGTTGGTTTTTTTCGTGGTCGCATGCAGGGTAGCCTACGCCCGCGGCGTGCGACGCTACAGCGGATTTGGGGGCTAA
- a CDS encoding NAD-dependent epimerase/dehydratase family protein has product MLVSLTGGTGFLGRYLIERFITAGYEVRAWCRCLPDEDHLDPRVHWIQGTLKDDESAERLLAKSDAVVHSAVHRSTDSFIADVDDPQHYFDLNVGGSLKLLETAARQRVGRFVFISSGAVHDQILSDRPLDETHPLWPKSFYGACKAATEALIHHYGMSGKLQTCSLRPTAIYAVAQPTEQSKWYELITQVVSERDVDVSGGSKEVHASDVAKAAHLLLTTDRPIAGESFNCCDRMISHHEVASIAKRLTGSHSQIHGDRKEAKHQIDTSKIRSLGMEFGGTPLLEQTIQTLVDSLRA; this is encoded by the coding sequence ATGTTGGTTTCTCTCACCGGTGGAACTGGTTTCCTCGGGCGTTACCTGATCGAACGATTCATCACCGCGGGCTATGAAGTCCGCGCATGGTGTCGCTGTTTACCCGACGAAGACCACTTGGATCCGCGGGTCCACTGGATCCAGGGAACTCTCAAAGACGATGAGTCCGCAGAACGACTGCTGGCCAAGTCCGACGCCGTGGTCCACTCCGCCGTCCACCGCTCCACGGACAGTTTCATCGCCGACGTGGACGATCCACAGCACTACTTTGACCTCAACGTGGGGGGATCGCTCAAGCTGCTGGAAACCGCCGCCCGTCAGCGGGTCGGACGTTTTGTGTTCATTTCATCGGGAGCCGTTCACGATCAAATTCTCTCCGACAGACCGCTCGATGAAACGCATCCGCTGTGGCCGAAATCCTTCTACGGAGCATGCAAAGCTGCCACCGAAGCGTTAATTCATCACTACGGCATGAGCGGTAAACTGCAAACCTGCTCGCTGCGTCCCACCGCCATCTACGCAGTCGCCCAACCGACCGAGCAGTCCAAGTGGTACGAACTGATCACCCAAGTCGTCAGCGAAAGGGATGTTGACGTCAGCGGCGGCAGCAAAGAAGTGCACGCGTCGGATGTTGCCAAGGCAGCCCATCTGCTGCTGACGACCGACCGGCCCATCGCAGGCGAATCATTCAACTGCTGCGACCGCATGATCAGTCATCACGAAGTCGCCTCCATCGCTAAGCGTCTCACCGGCAGCCACTCCCAAATTCACGGTGACCGCAAAGAAGCCAAGCATCAAATCGACACGAGCAAGATCCGATCACTGGGAATGGAGTTCGGCGGCACGCCACTGCTGGAACAAACCATCCAAACGTTAGTCGATTCGCTGCGCGCCTGA
- a CDS encoding sulfite exporter TauE/SafE family protein: protein MEPFWVIVSICAIALAAGFIHSAIGFGFGIVAVTLMPLVIDARQAHVLISLASVPVLIGTVWTYREGADYRSLLKALAGAAIGLPLGVLAFERMSMDYLVRGTGVAILVMVWMSFRNRRLAQQRSDCHASGGQSLGGHAALAGAYGGFLAGAVSIAAPPVAAWALQQSWEQKRFKAFLNQFLLAVSIYKVAALLVRDLVDREVCYQALWLAPLAIIGIRVGAYFSGRLSAGWFQVVVAVALVGIAVLFVLRGEG, encoded by the coding sequence GTGGAACCGTTCTGGGTGATCGTCTCGATCTGTGCGATTGCGTTGGCCGCAGGGTTTATCCACAGCGCGATCGGGTTTGGGTTTGGAATCGTCGCGGTCACGCTGATGCCGCTGGTGATTGACGCAAGGCAAGCCCACGTCCTGATCAGTTTGGCCAGTGTTCCGGTCCTGATTGGTACGGTTTGGACGTATCGTGAAGGTGCAGACTATCGCAGTTTGCTCAAGGCATTGGCGGGAGCGGCGATCGGTCTGCCGCTGGGTGTGCTGGCGTTCGAGCGGATGTCGATGGACTATCTCGTTCGCGGCACCGGAGTGGCGATTCTGGTGATGGTGTGGATGAGTTTTCGAAATCGACGATTGGCTCAGCAACGCTCTGATTGCCATGCGTCGGGCGGTCAGTCTTTGGGCGGTCATGCGGCGCTGGCTGGCGCATACGGAGGGTTTCTCGCAGGAGCGGTCAGTATTGCAGCCCCGCCGGTCGCGGCGTGGGCATTGCAGCAGAGTTGGGAACAGAAACGGTTCAAGGCGTTTTTGAATCAATTCCTATTGGCGGTTTCGATTTACAAGGTTGCCGCATTGCTGGTGCGTGATTTGGTTGACCGGGAGGTTTGTTACCAAGCGTTGTGGTTGGCTCCGTTGGCGATCATTGGCATTCGCGTGGGGGCGTACTTTAGCGGTCGACTTTCGGCCGGCTGGTTTCAGGTCGTCGTCGCGGTGGCGCTGGTCGGGATTGCGGTATTGTTTGTTTTACGGGGAGAGGGATAA
- a CDS encoding ABC transporter permease codes for MNELPVRPNYWKVFLTFARNSLVRDMTFRTNFLLQCVSSVGWTAMNVGFYLIIFQHTASIGEGTGWDRDRFFLFIATTWFINSLVQAFFMPNAQEFSELIRTGGLDFALLKPIDTQFLISFRRIEWSALSNFASGLVIAGYALWSLATRDIDPMIPSWWSVLLYVVFILCGVVMMYSLMICLSATSIWLGRNQSLYNFWFYITNFSRYPMEIYDKGWGKPLYGFFTFVIPILLVVNVPARLLAKPISPRTNWEWQMVGLAVIATVLSVLISRWVFRLALGSYRSASS; via the coding sequence ATGAATGAGTTGCCCGTCCGTCCGAACTACTGGAAAGTTTTCCTGACGTTTGCGCGAAACAGTCTGGTTCGCGACATGACCTTCCGCACTAATTTCTTGTTGCAATGTGTCAGCAGTGTCGGCTGGACCGCGATGAACGTCGGTTTCTACCTGATCATTTTTCAACACACGGCGTCGATCGGCGAAGGCACCGGATGGGATCGCGATCGATTCTTTTTGTTCATCGCGACGACTTGGTTCATCAACAGTCTGGTGCAGGCGTTTTTCATGCCCAACGCACAGGAGTTCAGTGAACTGATCCGGACCGGCGGATTGGATTTTGCGTTGTTGAAACCTATCGATACGCAGTTTCTGATTTCGTTCCGGCGGATCGAGTGGAGTGCCCTCTCGAACTTTGCCTCCGGTTTGGTGATTGCGGGTTATGCGTTATGGAGTTTGGCGACCCGTGATATCGATCCGATGATCCCGTCGTGGTGGTCTGTTTTGTTGTACGTTGTGTTCATCTTGTGCGGCGTGGTGATGATGTACAGCTTGATGATCTGTTTGAGTGCGACGAGTATTTGGTTGGGGCGGAATCAGTCGCTGTACAATTTTTGGTTCTACATCACCAACTTCAGCCGTTACCCGATGGAAATCTATGACAAGGGTTGGGGCAAGCCGTTGTATGGCTTCTTTACGTTTGTGATCCCGATTTTATTGGTGGTCAATGTGCCGGCCAGGTTGCTTGCCAAGCCGATCTCGCCGCGGACGAATTGGGAATGGCAGATGGTCGGATTGGCAGTGATCGCAACGGTGTTGAGTGTGCTGATCAGCCGATGGGTGTTTCGGCTGGCGTTGGGGAGTTACCGGAGCGCGAGTTCTTAA
- a CDS encoding 3-deoxy-manno-octulosonate cytidylyltransferase — protein MKNRCQIVIPARLASTRLSEKLLQKVAGRTVLEHTFRAASAATCAEAVLIAVDDPRLAEICDSFAAPWIMTRPDCPSGTDRIAEVASQMPDVDVFVNVQGDEPEIDPRAIDAVAQTLLQHESADMSTAAAPIRSVQALQDPGIVKVVMGDPSPQQPPQSVSRKALAAGAKTPPTGETPLSAASDLPATNAGRETIESTTCQDSEKQNLEKQGRAIYFSRAPVPYDRDQNPETRLHQFPPVYWHHLGLYAYRRSFLQWFAAHPPSPLEQIERLEQLRAIQAGKTIMVAHVDSATPGIDTQADLDAFRQRLSQ, from the coding sequence ATGAAAAACCGGTGTCAAATCGTCATTCCCGCACGTTTGGCGTCCACACGCCTGAGCGAAAAATTACTACAAAAAGTCGCCGGGCGAACCGTTCTGGAACACACCTTCCGGGCCGCCTCAGCCGCCACCTGCGCTGAGGCGGTCTTGATCGCCGTGGATGATCCCCGGCTGGCCGAAATTTGCGATTCCTTCGCCGCGCCCTGGATCATGACCCGCCCCGACTGCCCCAGCGGTACCGATCGGATCGCCGAGGTCGCATCCCAAATGCCCGATGTCGACGTGTTTGTGAACGTTCAAGGAGACGAGCCGGAAATCGATCCCCGGGCAATCGACGCCGTCGCCCAAACGCTTTTGCAACACGAATCTGCCGACATGTCGACGGCCGCCGCCCCGATTCGCTCCGTCCAGGCACTCCAGGATCCCGGAATCGTCAAAGTCGTGATGGGGGACCCGTCGCCGCAGCAGCCTCCTCAGTCAGTGAGCCGCAAGGCGCTAGCCGCGGGTGCAAAGACGCCACCGACGGGTGAAACACCATTATCGGCGGCCAGCGACTTGCCAGCCACCAATGCAGGACGTGAAACGATTGAATCCACAACCTGCCAGGACAGCGAAAAGCAGAATCTCGAAAAACAGGGCAGGGCGATCTATTTCAGCCGCGCCCCGGTTCCCTACGATCGGGATCAAAACCCCGAAACACGACTGCACCAGTTCCCGCCCGTCTACTGGCACCACCTAGGACTGTACGCCTACCGCCGAAGCTTTTTACAATGGTTTGCCGCTCATCCGCCCAGCCCGCTGGAGCAAATCGAACGCCTGGAGCAGCTCCGAGCCATCCAAGCAGGCAAGACGATCATGGTCGCCCACGTCGACTCCGCAACGCCGGGAATCGACACCCAAGCCGACTTGGACGCGTTTCGTCAGCGACTTTCTCAGTAG
- a CDS encoding CTP synthase — MTKHIFVTGGVVSSLGKGLTSASLGMLLEARGLRVRMQKLDPYINVDPGTMSPYQHGEVYVLDDGSETDLDLGHYERFTSGRLSRDCNYTTGQIYLSVIEKERKGRFLGKTVQVIPHITDEIKSVISRMGGDDVDVVITEIGGTVGDIESLPFMEAIRQFSQDVGRENVLYMHLTLVPYLKAADELKTKPTQHSVGQLRQIGIQPDILVCRCEHSITREDREKIALFCNVPVEAVIEEKDKDFSIYEVPISLVDNRLDELVVNRLGLHANALDITPWTDLLHRLRNPRHEVAIAVVGKYAEHKDAYKSIYESIDHAGMHHQASVRVGRIQSSDIEREGAERLLSGYHGILVPGGFGERGIEGKVQAIQFARQRGIPFFGICLGMQCAVVEFGRNICGLNEANSSEFNKDTAHPVICLLDEQQNVTQMGGTMRLGSQPTKLAPNTKAASAYGKENVDERHRHRYEFNNQYRGQFEANGMTFSGTSPDGSLVEIIELPDHPWFLAVQFHPEFKSKPLAAHPLFAGFVEAAIKRHARRNESDSPAIINQ; from the coding sequence ATGACGAAGCATATTTTTGTAACCGGCGGTGTGGTCAGTTCTCTCGGCAAGGGCCTCACCAGCGCCTCGCTTGGAATGCTCCTGGAAGCTCGCGGGTTGCGGGTCCGGATGCAGAAGCTCGACCCCTACATCAATGTCGATCCCGGCACGATGAGTCCCTATCAGCACGGGGAAGTCTACGTGCTGGATGATGGCAGCGAGACCGATCTGGATCTCGGGCACTACGAACGGTTCACCTCCGGCCGTTTATCTCGCGACTGCAATTACACGACTGGGCAGATCTATCTGTCCGTCATCGAAAAAGAACGCAAAGGGCGGTTTCTGGGCAAGACCGTCCAGGTGATCCCCCACATCACCGATGAAATCAAATCCGTTATCTCCCGCATGGGCGGCGATGATGTCGATGTGGTGATCACCGAAATCGGGGGAACCGTCGGCGATATCGAAAGCTTGCCCTTCATGGAAGCGATCCGGCAGTTCTCGCAAGACGTCGGACGAGAAAACGTGCTGTACATGCACCTGACCCTCGTCCCCTATCTCAAAGCCGCCGACGAACTCAAAACCAAACCCACCCAGCACTCCGTCGGCCAACTTCGCCAAATCGGCATCCAACCCGACATCCTGGTCTGCCGCTGCGAACACTCGATCACCCGTGAGGACCGTGAAAAGATTGCTCTTTTCTGCAACGTGCCCGTCGAAGCCGTGATCGAAGAAAAGGACAAGGACTTCTCGATCTACGAAGTCCCGATTTCACTGGTCGACAACCGACTCGACGAACTGGTCGTCAACCGCCTCGGACTGCACGCCAACGCTCTGGACATCACACCCTGGACCGACCTGCTGCACCGGTTGCGTAATCCGCGACACGAAGTCGCCATCGCCGTGGTCGGCAAATACGCCGAACACAAAGACGCGTACAAGTCGATCTACGAATCGATCGACCACGCCGGCATGCACCACCAAGCCTCCGTTCGCGTCGGACGAATCCAAAGCAGCGATATCGAACGTGAAGGCGCCGAACGACTGCTCAGCGGATATCACGGTATCCTCGTCCCCGGCGGTTTCGGCGAACGCGGTATCGAAGGCAAGGTGCAAGCCATCCAGTTCGCACGCCAACGCGGCATCCCCTTCTTTGGAATCTGCCTGGGAATGCAATGCGCCGTCGTCGAATTCGGACGCAACATCTGCGGTCTGAACGAAGCCAACAGCAGTGAATTCAACAAAGACACCGCGCACCCCGTCATCTGCTTGCTCGACGAACAACAAAACGTCACTCAAATGGGTGGCACCATGCGATTGGGCAGCCAGCCGACCAAATTGGCCCCCAACACCAAAGCCGCTAGCGCCTACGGCAAAGAAAACGTTGACGAAAGACATCGGCACCGCTACGAATTCAATAATCAGTATCGTGGCCAATTCGAAGCCAACGGGATGACGTTCTCCGGAACAAGCCCCGACGGCAGCCTGGTCGAAATCATCGAACTGCCCGATCACCCATGGTTCCTGGCGGTTCAATTTCACCCCGAATTCAAAAGCAAACCCCTGGCAGCACACCCGCTGTTTGCCGGGTTTGTCGAAGCCGCGATCAAACGTCACGCTCGCCGTAATGAATCCGATTCCCCCGCCATCATCAACCAGTAA